From the genome of Triticum aestivum cultivar Chinese Spring chromosome 1A, IWGSC CS RefSeq v2.1, whole genome shotgun sequence:
TCCGATCGGTCGATTATCCATGCATGCATGGATCGGCGCCGTGCCGCGCCAACGGGGATCAAATTATGCCAATCGTTATGACGAAGTCttctcgatcgatcgatcgattgaTCTCGCCTGCCCGGCCCAACAGGCAAACCCGACCTCAATCTGCAGGTATATAATATTGTTCTTACAACTAGTTTCATCCAAGTTCGGTCTATCGGCAAGCCGATCTATAAGCATGTGCTCCTACGTTGCAGTTATATATAAACGGCGACACGTGCTGACGTGCCATGGCGGCCGTGGCAGGTTTACTGGCGACCTGCATGTTTTCCATGTCACCCTTTTGACGCAGGAGACTTTGGCATCGGACTCGGACCATAGGAAGGATCAATAGACATTCATGCTCatgttctttctttccttttttgagaaAAAGGCAGCCCTCCTTTCATTTGATCAGAGAAAAACAAAGTCAGCTGAAAAAAAAGGGTAAAGGATCAGATGGGGAAAAAGCCAACATTTGAAATTGTTTGTATTTGGTAAATCAATTGTAATACTGGCCAAGCTACATTTGTTTTGCAAATTTCTTTTACAATGTTGTGTCGCGTATTGTCCATATTCATGGTGCTACAAAAGCATCTggtttttagtttctgttttttatatagATAATATTTGGTGCATGCAATGTTGCATGCTCGGGTGTTAATAAACACAATATTGTTCATATTGTTTCCTGGTGCCCTCTGTTTTTGACTTGTTTAACCTTGTGCGCTTTTTCTATAAATATTCAGTGCCACTTCTATGGAGTGGACTAATAAAATGTTTATGCCGAAATATTGAAAAACGCTTCCTGTTTTTTTTTGCTTTCCATCATATGTTAAGAAATGCCTTATTATTCGTATATTTATTGACAGACTCTGTTTGTCATAAGTAAACTTGTTCTTATTTGGCCCTATGAGATATAATTACGGAAAACCTTTAAGGAAATCAAATGTAACTCAGTTTTCAACAAATATTTCTGATCCATGTATTTCTGGTTAACATATGAAAATTTTGTGGCTATTTGCATTGCAAATAATTATGCATGGACTGCCATTCTTTAGGTGTTTTTATGGACTACACATGTTACCTTTATGTTTTATCTGTCTTATATGAGAACAGAAAACCTGGTCAACTACTGAGATCTTGAAAAGCAGTGGCAAGAGTTCCCTACTAGGATTTGATTCACCTTCCGGGATGTGAAGAAGTTGCACATCTTTTCCAATGGGTAACAAATCTATTTGTTTTTCCTTATTGCCTTAATTACCATCCACGTCATGGCTCTTTCTTGATCAAATCCTTACTAGGTTCATCTCGTTCAGATATTGCATCTCTACTATGCTAGTGGGTACCTTTAATTATGCCGAAATGTGAAAGCCGATTTTCTATCTGTTGTACCAGTACATTAATTGCCTATGTTGTGTGGTTAAGTTACTAGACATTGTTTAGCTTGTTTCTGTCATTTGTCTATTAATAATTAACTGTAGCTGCTTAATTTTTTTAATGCTTATGTTCACCCCATGCATTCTTCGTGTTATAAAGCGAGAAAGTATCACGTGGAAACTAACTTACCATGAAAACTTCATGGAACAATGTTTTGTAGTGGTGACTGGCAAGCGACATTTGACAGTCTATGCCAGATGAGGGTCCTCGTTGAAGATGCCCATATGTAGGCATTACCATTTGCCTTGTACCCGTTTCTAGCTTGGTACCTGTATTTCATAAGTGCCCATTGTTTTTTTTGTTGTCTTTTTCTCAGgctaatttcactaaaaaaattaaacATATACTAGTTCGACGTGTTAAGATTAGTTGAATCCCTTGGTATGGCATTTCCCCTTTTTTTGCATTTTGATCAAAGCGCCTCATGAGTAGTAGTAGTTTTGATTGATCACAAGTCTTTTAAAAAAACAGGGGTTAATTAACAAGCTAGTAGTTCATTTAAACATATGTGTGCTTCATTCATCCATTTTTTTGTTTGAAACTCATAATTGAGAAAAGTAGATAATCTGGAAAACTTTGGTCTTTATTATTTTTCCCCATTCATCCCTCTGCTACTGTCAACGGCTAATCCCATTCCTCTGTTCCAGCGTGGCACCACCCACACCCACCCAGGCAGCACGCGCACGAGCCGGCTCGACTCGACCCGACGCGACTCGGGCCCAGTCCGTACGACCAGGGCGGCGCGGCCGGCCTAGAACCTCCGTTAAACCCCCTGGCCACCTCGCCGGCGGCCGGCCGCCTCGACCACCCCGTCGGCCGCGAAGCCCCTCGCCGACGCCGGACGGCCGCGTCCTCCCCCCGTCCGCCGGCCGCGCCACCCTGCTCGTTGCCCGCCAACAACGCCGGCCTCCTCGAGTTCCACGACGACCCCGCTCGACTCCGACCACGCCGGCGGCCTCGTCGCGGCCACATCCGACGGGCGCCAAGTCCGACCGGCCACCTGCTCCTGGCCTCCTGACCACCTCCTGTTCCACGTCCGCTGCCTTCCCCAAGGTCGGAAGACGAGCACGGGTACCTGCCTCGCGGGCACGGCTGGAGGTAATAATCAGCTAAACCCTACCCGTATGTTCCTGTGCACGACCGGTTACTCTATGATTTGCCCGGAAATAATTCTGTGATGGTTAACTTGTGAGTCCCCCAGCATTTAGGCCAGTTCACTGATGGATTCCTGTGATTTCCGTCATGTCTGAGAAATGTGGGTACTATTGTTGGCCTGTGACTGATTTTCAATTGCAAATTTTGGTGAAATTGTCTTTTCTGATCCACCCGGACTCTGTCATGTGGATTGATGTAGTATGTATCTAGCCTACACATTCAAGTAACAAAACGTTTGTCTGAAATTTCCCAGCACAAACATGAGCAAACTATGTGGCTACACTGATGTCTATATTAATAATTCGTCATGGCAAAAGCTCCCTAAGCAAGTAAACATATTGCCTTTTACCTGGCTGTTACCTATTCTATTCCAAAGCCAGATTTGCATTACTTAACCACTGTGGCTTCAATGATAAATCCCCAAGTTATCCTGAGATTTACTACTTTAGTTCTGAATTGTTGCCATGCATTCTCCTCAGATATCACAAACGTGTTCTACACATATTTCGTCCATATTACGTTTGCGTTATATATAAAAAGTAGGATAACCCAGTCATGCCTATTATATGGTGCCTCCATCTGTGAAAAAACCCTCTGGCCTTAGGTGCATTTGTGCAGGCTGGATACTGTTTGACAACTTGATATGTCTGCTCATTCTCTACTGCTGTGGCACCATAGATTTTGAAGATTCGTCTCTGAAGGCAGTGTTATTTCAGAAACCTCTTGATCTGATTGCATCTGGCCAGGTAATTAGTTACTTGCTGTCAATATTTCTTCATACTCTCTCTAGACCATCTGCTTGCTCTTTATGCCTTGCTTGCCTGCACCGGCAGGTTGTTGGATTTGAGTCATACTAATGTAATTGTTTACCCTTAACCATTTGTTCCCGTCAAATCATATTGTTTAGTAGTTGAATCATtatgtatatttgtaaaaaaatcTAGAACTGCTGGAATTCCAGAGATTCGCCCTCCAGCATCATGTGGTGCTCGCCTAACCCTGGGCACAATGGTCTACGACACTCACAATGCAGCATTTGTTTCATACCATATCTATAGCCCATCTTAGATTGTATTGAGTATTGGATTTGTTTTCTGAATATCTTTTCCTATCTTGTTTATTCTCTTTCGGGTTTTCTTGAATCCAAAAACCAGAGCAACATTTTTCAACGCTCTTTTTCCTACATTGGCATGTGCAAAACAGGGACGATGTAATAAGGTTTTAAAAATTCTCCATCAAATAGGAGAGAATACAATGATGCTTGAGTGGTAAATAGAGGTACTGCCACACAGGAAATAGACTTGCGTAAAGTGGACCGTTAATTAATTGCATAGCCTATCAATTAATTGCTGTTGTGTGTTTCCATCTGACAGTCAATTAATTTGCAGATAATTTGCACGAGATTGGAACCAAGCTTCCGCTCCCCTCGCAAATGGCTACAGAACATGAGCTACCTCCGTGGGCGGTGAGCTCTGATCTCTCATTGCCCCCTTTCTCTCTCTAGGTTACCTTTTAACTAGTCATATAGGGTAACTAGGTTAAGGACTTTGTTGCTGATTGAAAATTTTAGAATTTCATACACTGTATTAAGTTAACATATGATTAGTTTTATTGCAGCCTTAGTACTAAGGCCATACTTCTGAGTATCAATAGCTCCTGGTTTTCAACACGAATACTTACACCAACTCATACATTCATTACTTTAGGGTGTGCAAAAGTTGAATATACTTATCTTCTCTTTACCACAATGCACGTGTAGATTTTGACAAATTTTATAATTTGTAGGGTGCCCCAAAATTTGAGTTCCAGCTTTTTAAAAATGCAACTAAAATGGCAAGGTCCTATCATACGTTGGGAGTCAATGTGAGAAGGCTTTTGAGGCAGAAATCTGATGAAGGAGGTGCACAGTATGTGCGGGATTTAAAAATTTCTGAGTCCCTTGGTTTTCAGCATGAAATTCCCGAGTTGCCAATACAACCTAGCTATTTCATTGTTGCAATGGTTCCACCTCCGGATGTAGAAGATGGCACACTTTTGGATAGGGAGGTTGAGTTACTATTCGCTGCTGACTCGATGTATCACCTTGGTTTCTCAGCAAAAAGTGTTTGGTATGTTTTTAAAGATGCTATTCTCCCTGGAGTTAGAGAAGGATGTGAAGCTAAATACAACATcgaaagactaccttcaaaggaagCTACCAAGAGGTTGGGATGGATTTTAAGAATTTGGTTATTGGTTTCCTTGGACAATTAGAGACCTATGAAGTGCTACTAGACCATAAACGGGCATCTCATAGGCAATTAGTCCAAGTCATGCGCCGCAATTTGGTGACTTTTTCTGAGCCAATGAGATTTGCTTTTCTGTTCAAGCTAAATCTCACAATATTTCAACTTGGAAATCTGTGTGCTGTGTTGGATGTTCCTGTCAAAAAGAATGAGTTATACCGGAATCTTTCTTATCATTTCAATGATTGGAGCAATTACTCTGAGAAGTGCAGACAAGGAAGAGAAAAATTTGATGCAGAATGGCAACGATCTGATCCAGAGTTTAGCAAGTACATATTATCAGGAATTCCCACGTTTGATGCTCTGTTAAATTTTGTGAGTCTGTTGTCAAATAAAAACCACAAGAAAAGTAGGGAAGAGGAATCTGAAAAGCACATGAAACAATCTTTTGGAAATCTAGAAGATCGCAAGGAGGGTGGTGGGGATGAGGATCCTCCAAGTGATAAAGATGGTAATAAAGAGAGACGTAAGAAGAAAGACACATCTTCCGCCTGGTTCTTTGAGGCCCCTGTGATGCCATTCCATTGGATTGATAGAGGATCAGACATAGTAAAGGTCAGTTACACTTCTTGCTTGTTGGCACTATACCTCTCCTTGGTCACATCTAGTTGGTCCCGTTGTATTTTGTGTGCCTCATCTTTCAATCTTTTAAACAGGAGTATGCATTTTATGTGCTGAAACAGAGATGGTCCTACACATGTGTGAAACAACTTATTGAGAGGCTTATTTCTGGTGAGTGGGGTGAATTTTGTACATTTTCCATTGGCGACACTTTAATTTTCCTAACTGTGTATGTTGAGTTTCCACCAGCTAAAGCAATGGAGAATGACTTCATTCCTGATGTTGATTGTCCCAGCGTGGGTTTTCCGCTGGTTTTGACTTGCTTCAGCAACGTAAGTAAACTTGCTCCTTGCTGAGAATGAATGCATTCATTGTGCTATCTTTAGTGTCCCAAGGATAATACATTATCAATGGATTGCAGAATCTCTTTCGCAGAGATCCCCTGAAGCTTGCTGATGATGGCGGCGAGTTCCAAAGCACTGTCCAATACATTGACGCTTTTCTTTTGATCATTGTATGTTTTCCTGTTTATCACTAGTGCTGTATTATTGTACTAGTTTTTACCACATCAATGGGACTTAAAATCCATGTTTTTTAAATCAAAGGGGAACCCTGCTCAAACGGATTCTCATATCTTCACTCTTGGGAGTCCCAACAATGATTTTACTGTTAGGCAACTTGCTGAATTGATGACAGAGGTATGGTATTGAAACGGCTGTTTTGAAAGTCTCATTCTTCGATATTTTGACAAGCTTTTGCCGAGTTTGAGCAGTCTAGACTAAGCTTGGCTCAGCTCAGCTCAGCATTTGATTTTCTTTCACTTGCTCATTTATTAATTTTTCTAGATTGTTTTTTTTTTGGCATTTTCCTGGGCTACCCCTTTGAGGTCTGCTGTCATCCTCTTTTAGCTTACACTAATTATCTCTTTTACTATTCAAAACTTTTTAACAGGAAACTGAATTTTTCGTGCTTAAAGTAGACGAGTCACCCTACATCTTTGGTCCCAGGGAGGGCGTTCCATGGGTTTTGGCTTGCTTCAGTGAAGTATGTAAACCTATTCCTTGATGCTGAGAATGAATACCTTGGTTGTACACTGTTCAGTCTTCTCACAGGATATACGGTGCCATCGGATATTTTCAGAACCTCCTGCGCAGAGAGACCTGGAAGCTTGCTGATGGCGGGAATTGTCAGAGAACTTATGTTTGCATCAAGGAAGCCATTGAagctcctcttttgatgattgtatGCCCTCTCTGTTTTATCTTCGGTTTGTTTTTTCTGATGTTCATGGTTACTTGCATCAGTGGGACTGAACTGTCCTGTTTTCTTTTTAATCAAAGGAAACCGTGCTCGAGCCGACGCTCATATCTCCATTGTGTGGAATCCCAACATAGCCACTGCTATGGAATTTGCTAAAATGATAACAGACATAAGCCACTTTTGAATGCACATCAACTTCTGCTACCTTTGTCTTTTCTGAATTTCTCACTGCATTCATCTGCAGGCACATGGCCATGTCCCAGGAGAGCAACCTTTGATTGCTGTGAGTTCCACACGACTCTATGGTGAAGGATACGATGACAGGATTCTTGATGTTACTCTAATCATAAAGCAGCTAGTAGGTCACATCTCCACTGTTGGGGGTCCCAGCACATTCACTGCTAGGGAATTTACTGAAATGGTGACATATATATGCCACTTTTCACAGCGCATCAACTATATCTTCTGCTACATGCATCTCTTCTGAACCTCTCTCTGCATTCATCTGCAGGTACATGGCAGTGTCTCAGGAGAACCACCGCTGGAGGAACCTTTGATTGAGGCGAGCATGGAGCAGTTCTTGGGCAAATATGATGATAGCAACGACAAGAGGATCCCTGGTGTGATCCCAAACAACAAGAAGCAGCTAGGTATATCATTCTGCAAATAGCATGTGGTCATGTCTGGCTTATGTTATTCTCCCTGACTAGTAGGATCTGATATCAAAATGTGCCAGGAGAGTCACCGCTGGAGGATCCTTTGATTGAGGTGAGCATAGAACAGTTTTTGGGCGAAGGATATGACGACAGCAACAAGAGGATTCCTGATGTGATGCTGATCAACAAGCAGCTAGGTATATGTCTGGAAAAAGCGTGGACGTGTGTGGCCTATGTGGTTCACCCCAAGTCCCCAACTAGTGGTACCTAATCTCATAACCAAATGCCTTGTTATCTCTAGGGTGGAACCCAAACGATGCCTCTCCAAAGGAACTGCTGGCGACGGCACTGACGACCTTGCAGCACAAGACCAGGCAGACAAGTTGTCGAAAGGCAGATGTCACAGGCTCCATCGTCGAGTTACACAACATGCCGCGGTCTTGGATTCTGCGGCGACACTGCTGATCATGTAGAGAGCAGTTTTTTGCAAGCCATATAGATAGATAAATACACATACTACATACTCTCATCGCTGAACATGTAAAGTCCTTGCGTAAACGGGCGGAGCTGATGTACATTATTCCACAAAAACCGGGGCCTGTGGGCATCGATGATGCGGGCTGGAAGTATACTACGCACGTTGGTTTGGAGCTGAAGATCTTGAGTTACAAACCTGATTGGTTGATTTGTTGGTTCACTCCCTAGAGCTTACAAAGATGGTACTGTTAACTGTACGTATAGTTCAGACTTTTTCTCTCGTGCTGGAACTATGTTggttctgaattttctgaacttgcttcctCTTTAACCTGCAAGTAGAGAGGCATGCATGCTAAATACACGCTAGCGAAGGTGAAAAGCATTGTAATTAGGATATGCTGTGGTTGATTGTTTTTTGGTTTGAATTTGGAAAGAGGTTTCGATCCAGTCTATGGAGGTTTGTTCTTAATGGGAAAATATACACCATTGGCCGGTGTGGTGGCGGCGGTCGGCCTGATCTGGGATCCGGTGGTGCTGGCTGCGGGCGGCTGCATCCTCCAATGGAGGTGTCGGNNNNNNNNNNNNNNNNNNNNNNNNNNNNNNNNNNNNNNNNNNNNNNNNNNNNNNNNNNNNNNNNNNNNNNNNNNNNNNNNNNNNNNNNNNNNNNNNNNNNNNNNNNNNNNNNNNNNNNNNNNNNNNNNNNNNNNNNNNNNNNNNNNNNNNNNNNNNNNNNNNNNNNNNNNNNNNNNNNNNNNNNNNNNNNNNNNNNNNNNNNNNNNNNNNNNNNNNNNNNNNNNNNNNNNNNNNNNNNGATAAGCACGGGACACAACGATAGACCAAAGCATTAATGATGAGACATGTGGTCATACAAAGTGTGCAGGGGTGCTGAAGCAGTATTGACGAGTACCAGGTTCAAGTTGGTGAC
Proteins encoded in this window:
- the LOC123071797 gene encoding uncharacterized protein: MDFKNLVIGFLGQLETYEVLLDHKRASHRQLVQVMRRNLVTFSEPMRFAFLFKLNLTIFQLGNLCAVLDVPVKKNELYRNLSYHFNDWSNYSEKCRQGREKFDAEWQRSDPEFSKYILSGIPTFDALLNFVSLLSNKNHKKSREEESEKHMKQSFGNLEDRKEGGGDEDPPSDKDGNKERRKKKDTSSAWFFEAPVMPFHWIDRGSDIVKEYAFYVLKQRWSYTCVKQLIERLISAKAMENDFIPDVDCPSVGFPLVLTCFSNNLFRRDPLKLADDGGEFQSTVQYIDAFLLIIGNPAQTDSHIFTLGSPNNDFTVRQLAELMTEETEFFVLKVDESPYIFGPREGVPWVLACFSENLLRRETWKLADGGNCQRTYVCIKEAIEAPLLMIAHGHVPGEQPLIAVSSTRLYGEGYDDRILDVTLIIKQLVGHISTVGGPSTFTAREFTEMVHGSVSGEPPLEEPLIEASMEQFLGKYDDSNDKRIPGVIPNNKKQLGESPLEDPLIEVSIEQFLGEGYDDSNKRIPDVMLINKQLGWNPNDASPKELLATALTTLQHKTRQTSCRKADVTGSIVELHNMPRSWILRRHC